The Pandoraea apista genomic interval TCAGTTTTCAGAAGTAGGCCACGGATACCCTGTCATCGTCAAGGAATAACAGATAGATCGTCAGCTTTTAGCCATAGGGAATCCCCCCATTTATTCGCGCGCGACATTGCTGCAAATAAATGATGTATCATCAGTTTTGTATTGATGTAATGCCCTCCCTGCCAGTCGCGATTCCGCGACAACTACCTGCCCTTATCCGGATGTGTCAAAATAAAAAGATATCTCCGCGGATTCGCTTGATGGAAAGCGACATCGCGTATGTGGACCACATGAAAATCACGGACATGCACATGAGCATCGTCGTCAATCAGAACAAGCAGGGACAGAAGCTAGGCCGCAAGGGCCAGGAAACGCGTGCACGGCTGATGGAAGCCGCACGCAGGTTGCTCGATACCCATTCGCCGGTCGAGCTGACGGCCGTCGCGATTGCGGCCGAAGCCGGCACGTCGCCGGCGAGCTTTTATATGTATTTCGACGACACCAAGGATTTGCTGTTCGCGCTGAGCGAAGTCGCCGGTCAGGACATGGCGAAGATCCATGCGATCTTTGACGAGCCTTGGGCCATCGACAACCTCTACCATCGGGCGATGGATGTCATCGAAGCGCTGAACGCGGTATGGGACAAGCACCGGCCCGTCTTGCGCTACCGAAACCTCGAGGCCACGCGCGGCGACCCGCGCTTTGCCGAGCTTCGACTCAATACCTTCATCCCCTTCATCCAGCGCTTTGCTCAATGCATCCTTGCGGTCAATCCCGCGCAGGGCACACGTCGGCGTGCGGACGCCTACGCTGAAGCCTCCATCATCCAGGGGGCCATGGAACATATGGCCGCGACTGACCCGGAAGTCATGGAGCGAGGCCTGGGTATCAAGCGAATTAACGACAATATGGCGCGGATCATCACGCTGGTAATGACCGGTGGTCAGCCCCCGGGCGATGCCCTGCTCGACGCCCCAGCGTCTGCCAAGGCCGCACAAGCCGCGGAAACCGCGAAGAAGAAGCCGCGGGCCTCGGCACGCAAACCCGCAGCGCCAGCGCAACAGGGGGCCGTTGCGGCCAAGAAGCCGGCGAAAGCAGCCCCTAAGCGCGTCCTCAAGTCCGCGGGTGCTCAAGCGGAACTGAAGCTGAATCCTCCGCCGGCAACCAAGGCACCTCGCAAGACCCCCAAACGAACAGCCGCCCGTTAAGCGCTAGCCGGCAACGCCTGTCGCCGGCAGTAGGGATCGCAGATCGCTCTGCGTGCCAGTAGCGGCTGCGAGCCACTGCGATTAGCCAACCACGATTCGCTCGCGCTCCGCCAATTGCTCCAGATGATAATGAGAGCTGCCGAGAAGATTTTCGAAGGTTGTGATCCGCTTGAAATGATGACCGACGACGTACTCGTCGGTCACGCCGATTCCTCCGTGCAATTGAATGGCCTGCGCGCAGACAAACCGGGTGCTGCGGCCAACGTGAACTTTGGCTGCCCTGAGCGCTGCCTCACGCGCCTGCCGTTCCTGAGGCATCGCGGCCAGCGCCTGAAACACCATGCAGCGCGCCAGCTCCAACTCAATCAGCATTTCGCTCATGCGGTGCTGCAGTGACTGGAATGTGCTGAGCGTCACGCCAAATTGCTTGCGCACCTTCAGGTAGTCACGGGTGATCCAAAGGGCACGGTCTGCCACGCCCACCGCCTCGGCGCACGCCGCCAATAATGCATGGTCTGCGCCGATCTGCAACGCATCGGCCGCGCCGCCCACGGGTCCGAGCAATTGCGCCCGGTCGAGCACGACGTCATGCAACGAAATGTCGGCACACCATCGGTTATCGATCATGCGGACATCCCGAATCACCAGGCCGGGCGTATCACGCTTGATGACAAACAGCGAAATGCCCTGCGCATCCGACACCTCGGACGCCGTGCGTGCCGAGACGAGGAAGCAATCGGCCACATTGCCGCCCACGACTGCGGATTTGTTGCCATTGATCCGCCAGCGCTCGCCCCCGATCGAACTCGCCGTGGTTTCCACCCATGACAGATTCCCGCGCGCCTGCGCTTCCCCATGCGCAACCACCGGTCGCGCGGCCCCAACAACGAGTTGCTCCACCAGCGCTTTGGCCTGAGCATCGTCGCCCAAGGCCGCCAACGTCTGCCCCGCGAGAACGGCGATCGCCCAAAACGGCTCGACGAACAATACCTCGCCCATCGCTTCCATCAGGATCGCGGTATCGATCTCGTTGCCGCCCAGCCCGCCGTGAGATTCAGGCAATGCCATGCCAAGCCATCCCAGCTCGGCCATCGTGGCCCAACGCTCGGCGTCGAAACTCCCGCGAGCGACCAGTTCGTGACGTTTCTCGAACCCGCAATGGTCAGCGAGATAACGACGCACGCTGTCCTTCAACATCTGCTGCTCTTCGTTCAGGTGAAAATCCATGGGCTCACAATTCCAGGAATGAACGCGCAATAATCGTGCGCTGCACTTCGTTCGCACCGCCATAGATGGTAGTGGCGCGGCGATACATGAAATCGGGCAATACCCCCGGTGCGTATTCTGGTCCCGGGGGCCATGTGGCTTCGCCCCCCGGCGTTCGATCCGGATCGGGATAGATATAGGTTCCGTAATCACCCAGCGCTTCGACTTGCATCTCGCCGATCTTCTGCAGCAACTCCGAGCCACGTACCTTCAGCAACGAGCCCACGGGTAGCGTGGAACCCTCGTCCTTTTCGTACAGTGCCCGCAACGTGAGCCACTCAAGCGCCTGGAGGTCGATCTCCAACTGCGCAAGCCTGGACGCAAAGCCGGGAGCATCGATCAATCGCGTGCCGTTCGTTCGCTCGAGACGCGCCATCGCGCGCAGCTGCTCG includes:
- a CDS encoding TetR/AcrR family transcriptional regulator, whose protein sequence is MESDIAYVDHMKITDMHMSIVVNQNKQGQKLGRKGQETRARLMEAARRLLDTHSPVELTAVAIAAEAGTSPASFYMYFDDTKDLLFALSEVAGQDMAKIHAIFDEPWAIDNLYHRAMDVIEALNAVWDKHRPVLRYRNLEATRGDPRFAELRLNTFIPFIQRFAQCILAVNPAQGTRRRADAYAEASIIQGAMEHMAATDPEVMERGLGIKRINDNMARIITLVMTGGQPPGDALLDAPASAKAAQAAETAKKKPRASARKPAAPAQQGAVAAKKPAKAAPKRVLKSAGAQAELKLNPPPATKAPRKTPKRTAAR
- a CDS encoding acyl-CoA dehydrogenase family protein, which encodes MDFHLNEEQQMLKDSVRRYLADHCGFEKRHELVARGSFDAERWATMAELGWLGMALPESHGGLGGNEIDTAILMEAMGEVLFVEPFWAIAVLAGQTLAALGDDAQAKALVEQLVVGAARPVVAHGEAQARGNLSWVETTASSIGGERWRINGNKSAVVGGNVADCFLVSARTASEVSDAQGISLFVIKRDTPGLVIRDVRMIDNRWCADISLHDVVLDRAQLLGPVGGAADALQIGADHALLAACAEAVGVADRALWITRDYLKVRKQFGVTLSTFQSLQHRMSEMLIELELARCMVFQALAAMPQERQAREAALRAAKVHVGRSTRFVCAQAIQLHGGIGVTDEYVVGHHFKRITTFENLLGSSHYHLEQLAERERIVVG